A portion of the Oncorhynchus masou masou isolate Uvic2021 chromosome 11, UVic_Omas_1.1, whole genome shotgun sequence genome contains these proteins:
- the LOC135548912 gene encoding heterogeneous nuclear ribonucleoprotein L-like isoform X1: MAAAAGRYYNEGGRATKRQKTEDGMTTEGYDDPHKTLPSPVVHIRGLVDGIMEADLVEALQEFGTISYVVMMPKKRQALVEYEDMNGSCNAVTYAAENQVYIAGHPAFINYSTSQKISRPGDPDDSRSVNNVLLLTIMNPIYPITSDVLYTVCNNCGPVQRIVIFRKNGVQAMVEFDAVQSAQRAKASLNGADIYSGCCTLKIEYAKPTRLNVFKNDQDTWDYTNPNPSGHDADAEGNWNNSQDPNANPNKRARPPALLGDHPPEYGGPTGAYHGYHDESGYGPPPPHYEGGRRMGPPMGGRGRGRGGSYGGPGYGHGPPPPGDYTAHADSPVVMVYGLEPAKINADKVFNVFCLYGNVERVKFMKSKPGAAMVEMGDCYAVDRAISHLNNNFLFGQKLNVCVSKQQAIMPGQSYELEDGSSSFKDFHGSRNNRFTSPEQAAKNRIQHPSNVLHFFNGQPDISVEVFNGVCEELGVKNPSSIKLFTGKSGATGERSSSGLLEWESINDSMEALAMMNHYQMKNPSKYSDCDNNTTANDTNGGPYPYTLKLCFSTAQHAN, from the exons ATGGCTGCTGCAGCAGGTCGCTATTACAACGAGGGTGGCAGAGCAACGAAAAGACAGAAAACCGAAGACGGGATGACGACG GAGGGCTATGATGACCCCCATAAAACACTCCCTTCCCCAGTGGTCCACATCAGGGGCCTTGTCGATGGCATCATGGAGGCagatctagtggaagccctgCAGGAGTTCGGGACCATAAG TTATGTGGTCATGATGCCCAAGAAGCGCCAGGCCCTGGTCGAGTACGAGGACATGAATGGATCCTGCAATGCTGTGACCTATGCAGCCGAGAACCAGGTCTACATTGCCGGGCACCCCGCCTTCATCAACTACTCCACCAGCCAGAAGATCTCCCGGCCCGGAGACCCAGACGACTCGCGCAGCGTCAATAACGTGCTGCTGCTCACCATCATGAACCCCATCTACCCCATCACCTCG GATGTGCTGTACACAGTCTGTAACAACTGTGGGCCCGTCCAAAGGATTGTCATCTTCAGGAAGAATGGCGTTCAGGCCATGGTGGA ATTTGATGCTGTACAAAGTGCCCAGAGGGCGAAAGCCTCTCTAAATGGGGCAGACATCTACTCTGGCTGCTGCACACTGAAGATTGAGTATGCCAAG CCAACCCGTCTCAACGTGTTCAAAAATGACCAGGACACCTGGGACTACACAAACCCCAACCCGAGTGGCcacg ATGCTGACGCTGAAGGCAATTGGAACAATtcacaag ATCCCAATGCCAACCCCAACAAGCGTGCGAGGCCGCCAGCTCTACTAGGAGACCACCCTCCAGAGTATG GCGGGCCGACTGGTGCTTATCACGGCTACCATGATGAAAGTGGCTACGGGCCCCCTCCTCCTCACTATGAGGGCGGGCGCCGCATGGGGCCTCCGATGGGAGGGCGTGGCCGCGGACGTGGTGGAAGCTACGGGGGACCTGGGTACGGACATGGCCCACCTCCCCCCGGTGACTACACCGCCCACGCTGACTCCCCTGTTGTCATGGTGTACGGCCTGGAGCCCGCGAAGATCAACGCCGACAAGGTCTTCAACGTCTTCTGTCTCTACGGCAATGTGGAGCGG GTGAAGTTCATGAAGAGTAAGCCGGGGGCAGCCATGGTAGAGATGGGCGACTGCTACGCTGTGGACCGTGCCATCAGCCACCTCAACAACAACTTCCTGTTTGGACAGAAGCTCAACGTCTG TGTTTCCAAGCAGCAGGCCATCATGCCTGGTCAGTCCTACGAACTGGAGGACGGCTCCAGCAGCTTCAAGGACTTCCACGGCTCCCGCAACAACCGCTTCACCTCCCCGGAGCAGGCGGCAAAGAACCGCATCCAGCATCCCAGCAACGTCCTGCACTTCTTCAACGGGCAGCCCGACATCTCCGTGGAGGTCTTCAATGGG GTCTGTGAGGAACTTGGTGTGAAGAACCCATCCAGCATCAAACTCTTCACTGGAAAGA GTGGCGCGACAGGTGAGAGGAGCTCATCCGGGCTGCTGGAGTGGGAGTCTATTAACGATTCCATGGAGGCTCTGGCCATGATGAACCACTACCAGATGAAGAACCCCAGTAAGTACTCCGACTGCGATAACAACACCACCGCTAATGATACCAACG gTGGTCCGTACCCTTACACACTGAAGCTGTGTTTCTCAACTGCGCAGCATGCCAACTAG
- the LOC135548912 gene encoding heterogeneous nuclear ribonucleoprotein L-like isoform X3, with protein MAAAAGRYYNEGGRATKRQKTEDGMTTEGYDDPHKTLPSPVVHIRGLVDGIMEADLVEALQEFGTISYVVMMPKKRQALVEYEDMNGSCNAVTYAAENQVYIAGHPAFINYSTSQKISRPGDPDDSRSVNNVLLLTIMNPIYPITSDVLYTVCNNCGPVQRIVIFRKNGVQAMVEFDAVQSAQRAKASLNGADIYSGCCTLKIEYAKPTRLNVFKNDQDTWDYTNPNPSGHDADAEGNWNNSQDPNANPNKRARPPALLGDHPPEYGGPTGAYHGYHDESGYGPPPPHYEGGRRMGPPMGGRGRGRGGSYGGPGYGHGPPPPGDYTAHADSPVVMVYGLEPAKINADKVFNVFCLYGNVERVKFMKSKPGAAMVEMGDCYAVDRAISHLNNNFLFGQKLNVCVSKQQAIMPGQSYELEDGSSSFKDFHGSRNNRFTSPEQAAKNRIQHPSNVLHFFNGQPDISVEVFNGVCEELGVKNPSSIKLFTGKSGATGERSSSGLLEWESINDSMEALAMMNHYQMKNPSGPYPYTLKLCFSTAQHAN; from the exons ATGGCTGCTGCAGCAGGTCGCTATTACAACGAGGGTGGCAGAGCAACGAAAAGACAGAAAACCGAAGACGGGATGACGACG GAGGGCTATGATGACCCCCATAAAACACTCCCTTCCCCAGTGGTCCACATCAGGGGCCTTGTCGATGGCATCATGGAGGCagatctagtggaagccctgCAGGAGTTCGGGACCATAAG TTATGTGGTCATGATGCCCAAGAAGCGCCAGGCCCTGGTCGAGTACGAGGACATGAATGGATCCTGCAATGCTGTGACCTATGCAGCCGAGAACCAGGTCTACATTGCCGGGCACCCCGCCTTCATCAACTACTCCACCAGCCAGAAGATCTCCCGGCCCGGAGACCCAGACGACTCGCGCAGCGTCAATAACGTGCTGCTGCTCACCATCATGAACCCCATCTACCCCATCACCTCG GATGTGCTGTACACAGTCTGTAACAACTGTGGGCCCGTCCAAAGGATTGTCATCTTCAGGAAGAATGGCGTTCAGGCCATGGTGGA ATTTGATGCTGTACAAAGTGCCCAGAGGGCGAAAGCCTCTCTAAATGGGGCAGACATCTACTCTGGCTGCTGCACACTGAAGATTGAGTATGCCAAG CCAACCCGTCTCAACGTGTTCAAAAATGACCAGGACACCTGGGACTACACAAACCCCAACCCGAGTGGCcacg ATGCTGACGCTGAAGGCAATTGGAACAATtcacaag ATCCCAATGCCAACCCCAACAAGCGTGCGAGGCCGCCAGCTCTACTAGGAGACCACCCTCCAGAGTATG GCGGGCCGACTGGTGCTTATCACGGCTACCATGATGAAAGTGGCTACGGGCCCCCTCCTCCTCACTATGAGGGCGGGCGCCGCATGGGGCCTCCGATGGGAGGGCGTGGCCGCGGACGTGGTGGAAGCTACGGGGGACCTGGGTACGGACATGGCCCACCTCCCCCCGGTGACTACACCGCCCACGCTGACTCCCCTGTTGTCATGGTGTACGGCCTGGAGCCCGCGAAGATCAACGCCGACAAGGTCTTCAACGTCTTCTGTCTCTACGGCAATGTGGAGCGG GTGAAGTTCATGAAGAGTAAGCCGGGGGCAGCCATGGTAGAGATGGGCGACTGCTACGCTGTGGACCGTGCCATCAGCCACCTCAACAACAACTTCCTGTTTGGACAGAAGCTCAACGTCTG TGTTTCCAAGCAGCAGGCCATCATGCCTGGTCAGTCCTACGAACTGGAGGACGGCTCCAGCAGCTTCAAGGACTTCCACGGCTCCCGCAACAACCGCTTCACCTCCCCGGAGCAGGCGGCAAAGAACCGCATCCAGCATCCCAGCAACGTCCTGCACTTCTTCAACGGGCAGCCCGACATCTCCGTGGAGGTCTTCAATGGG GTCTGTGAGGAACTTGGTGTGAAGAACCCATCCAGCATCAAACTCTTCACTGGAAAGA GTGGCGCGACAGGTGAGAGGAGCTCATCCGGGCTGCTGGAGTGGGAGTCTATTAACGATTCCATGGAGGCTCTGGCCATGATGAACCACTACCAGATGAAGAACCCCA gTGGTCCGTACCCTTACACACTGAAGCTGTGTTTCTCAACTGCGCAGCATGCCAACTAG
- the LOC135548912 gene encoding heterogeneous nuclear ribonucleoprotein L-like isoform X2, giving the protein MAAAAGRYYNEGGRATKRQKTEDGMTTEGYDDPHKTLPSPVVHIRGLVDGIMEADLVEALQEFGTISYVVMMPKKRQALVEYEDMNGSCNAVTYAAENQVYIAGHPAFINYSTSQKISRPGDPDDSRSVNNVLLLTIMNPIYPITSDVLYTVCNNCGPVQRIVIFRKNGVQAMVEFDAVQSAQRAKASLNGADIYSGCCTLKIEYAKPTRLNVFKNDQDTWDYTNPNPSGHDADAEGNWNNSQDPNANPNKRARPPALLGDHPPEYGGPTGAYHGYHDESGYGPPPPHYEGGRRMGPPMGGRGRGRGGSYGGPGYGHGPPPPGDYTAHADSPVVMVYGLEPAKINADKVFNVFCLYGNVERVKFMKSKPGAAMVEMGDCYAVDRAISHLNNNFLFGQKLNVCVSKQQAIMPGQSYELEDGSSSFKDFHGSRNNRFTSPEQAAKNRIQHPSNVLHFFNGQPDISVEVFNGVCEELGVKNPSSIKLFTGKSERSSSGLLEWESINDSMEALAMMNHYQMKNPSKYSDCDNNTTANDTNGGPYPYTLKLCFSTAQHAN; this is encoded by the exons ATGGCTGCTGCAGCAGGTCGCTATTACAACGAGGGTGGCAGAGCAACGAAAAGACAGAAAACCGAAGACGGGATGACGACG GAGGGCTATGATGACCCCCATAAAACACTCCCTTCCCCAGTGGTCCACATCAGGGGCCTTGTCGATGGCATCATGGAGGCagatctagtggaagccctgCAGGAGTTCGGGACCATAAG TTATGTGGTCATGATGCCCAAGAAGCGCCAGGCCCTGGTCGAGTACGAGGACATGAATGGATCCTGCAATGCTGTGACCTATGCAGCCGAGAACCAGGTCTACATTGCCGGGCACCCCGCCTTCATCAACTACTCCACCAGCCAGAAGATCTCCCGGCCCGGAGACCCAGACGACTCGCGCAGCGTCAATAACGTGCTGCTGCTCACCATCATGAACCCCATCTACCCCATCACCTCG GATGTGCTGTACACAGTCTGTAACAACTGTGGGCCCGTCCAAAGGATTGTCATCTTCAGGAAGAATGGCGTTCAGGCCATGGTGGA ATTTGATGCTGTACAAAGTGCCCAGAGGGCGAAAGCCTCTCTAAATGGGGCAGACATCTACTCTGGCTGCTGCACACTGAAGATTGAGTATGCCAAG CCAACCCGTCTCAACGTGTTCAAAAATGACCAGGACACCTGGGACTACACAAACCCCAACCCGAGTGGCcacg ATGCTGACGCTGAAGGCAATTGGAACAATtcacaag ATCCCAATGCCAACCCCAACAAGCGTGCGAGGCCGCCAGCTCTACTAGGAGACCACCCTCCAGAGTATG GCGGGCCGACTGGTGCTTATCACGGCTACCATGATGAAAGTGGCTACGGGCCCCCTCCTCCTCACTATGAGGGCGGGCGCCGCATGGGGCCTCCGATGGGAGGGCGTGGCCGCGGACGTGGTGGAAGCTACGGGGGACCTGGGTACGGACATGGCCCACCTCCCCCCGGTGACTACACCGCCCACGCTGACTCCCCTGTTGTCATGGTGTACGGCCTGGAGCCCGCGAAGATCAACGCCGACAAGGTCTTCAACGTCTTCTGTCTCTACGGCAATGTGGAGCGG GTGAAGTTCATGAAGAGTAAGCCGGGGGCAGCCATGGTAGAGATGGGCGACTGCTACGCTGTGGACCGTGCCATCAGCCACCTCAACAACAACTTCCTGTTTGGACAGAAGCTCAACGTCTG TGTTTCCAAGCAGCAGGCCATCATGCCTGGTCAGTCCTACGAACTGGAGGACGGCTCCAGCAGCTTCAAGGACTTCCACGGCTCCCGCAACAACCGCTTCACCTCCCCGGAGCAGGCGGCAAAGAACCGCATCCAGCATCCCAGCAACGTCCTGCACTTCTTCAACGGGCAGCCCGACATCTCCGTGGAGGTCTTCAATGGG GTCTGTGAGGAACTTGGTGTGAAGAACCCATCCAGCATCAAACTCTTCACTGGAAAGA GTGAGAGGAGCTCATCCGGGCTGCTGGAGTGGGAGTCTATTAACGATTCCATGGAGGCTCTGGCCATGATGAACCACTACCAGATGAAGAACCCCAGTAAGTACTCCGACTGCGATAACAACACCACCGCTAATGATACCAACG gTGGTCCGTACCCTTACACACTGAAGCTGTGTTTCTCAACTGCGCAGCATGCCAACTAG
- the LOC135548912 gene encoding heterogeneous nuclear ribonucleoprotein L-like isoform X4, which yields MAAAAGRYYNEGGRATKRQKTEDGMTTEGYDDPHKTLPSPVVHIRGLVDGIMEADLVEALQEFGTISYVVMMPKKRQALVEYEDMNGSCNAVTYAAENQVYIAGHPAFINYSTSQKISRPGDPDDSRSVNNVLLLTIMNPIYPITSDVLYTVCNNCGPVQRIVIFRKNGVQAMVEFDAVQSAQRAKASLNGADIYSGCCTLKIEYAKPTRLNVFKNDQDTWDYTNPNPSGHDADAEGNWNNSQDPNANPNKRARPPALLGDHPPEYGGPTGAYHGYHDESGYGPPPPHYEGGRRMGPPMGGRGRGRGGSYGGPGYGHGPPPPGDYTAHADSPVVMVYGLEPAKINADKVFNVFCLYGNVERVKFMKSKPGAAMVEMGDCYAVDRAISHLNNNFLFGQKLNVCVSKQQAIMPGQSYELEDGSSSFKDFHGSRNNRFTSPEQAAKNRIQHPSNVLHFFNGQPDISVEVFNGVCEELGVKNPSSIKLFTGKSERSSSGLLEWESINDSMEALAMMNHYQMKNPSGPYPYTLKLCFSTAQHAN from the exons ATGGCTGCTGCAGCAGGTCGCTATTACAACGAGGGTGGCAGAGCAACGAAAAGACAGAAAACCGAAGACGGGATGACGACG GAGGGCTATGATGACCCCCATAAAACACTCCCTTCCCCAGTGGTCCACATCAGGGGCCTTGTCGATGGCATCATGGAGGCagatctagtggaagccctgCAGGAGTTCGGGACCATAAG TTATGTGGTCATGATGCCCAAGAAGCGCCAGGCCCTGGTCGAGTACGAGGACATGAATGGATCCTGCAATGCTGTGACCTATGCAGCCGAGAACCAGGTCTACATTGCCGGGCACCCCGCCTTCATCAACTACTCCACCAGCCAGAAGATCTCCCGGCCCGGAGACCCAGACGACTCGCGCAGCGTCAATAACGTGCTGCTGCTCACCATCATGAACCCCATCTACCCCATCACCTCG GATGTGCTGTACACAGTCTGTAACAACTGTGGGCCCGTCCAAAGGATTGTCATCTTCAGGAAGAATGGCGTTCAGGCCATGGTGGA ATTTGATGCTGTACAAAGTGCCCAGAGGGCGAAAGCCTCTCTAAATGGGGCAGACATCTACTCTGGCTGCTGCACACTGAAGATTGAGTATGCCAAG CCAACCCGTCTCAACGTGTTCAAAAATGACCAGGACACCTGGGACTACACAAACCCCAACCCGAGTGGCcacg ATGCTGACGCTGAAGGCAATTGGAACAATtcacaag ATCCCAATGCCAACCCCAACAAGCGTGCGAGGCCGCCAGCTCTACTAGGAGACCACCCTCCAGAGTATG GCGGGCCGACTGGTGCTTATCACGGCTACCATGATGAAAGTGGCTACGGGCCCCCTCCTCCTCACTATGAGGGCGGGCGCCGCATGGGGCCTCCGATGGGAGGGCGTGGCCGCGGACGTGGTGGAAGCTACGGGGGACCTGGGTACGGACATGGCCCACCTCCCCCCGGTGACTACACCGCCCACGCTGACTCCCCTGTTGTCATGGTGTACGGCCTGGAGCCCGCGAAGATCAACGCCGACAAGGTCTTCAACGTCTTCTGTCTCTACGGCAATGTGGAGCGG GTGAAGTTCATGAAGAGTAAGCCGGGGGCAGCCATGGTAGAGATGGGCGACTGCTACGCTGTGGACCGTGCCATCAGCCACCTCAACAACAACTTCCTGTTTGGACAGAAGCTCAACGTCTG TGTTTCCAAGCAGCAGGCCATCATGCCTGGTCAGTCCTACGAACTGGAGGACGGCTCCAGCAGCTTCAAGGACTTCCACGGCTCCCGCAACAACCGCTTCACCTCCCCGGAGCAGGCGGCAAAGAACCGCATCCAGCATCCCAGCAACGTCCTGCACTTCTTCAACGGGCAGCCCGACATCTCCGTGGAGGTCTTCAATGGG GTCTGTGAGGAACTTGGTGTGAAGAACCCATCCAGCATCAAACTCTTCACTGGAAAGA GTGAGAGGAGCTCATCCGGGCTGCTGGAGTGGGAGTCTATTAACGATTCCATGGAGGCTCTGGCCATGATGAACCACTACCAGATGAAGAACCCCA gTGGTCCGTACCCTTACACACTGAAGCTGTGTTTCTCAACTGCGCAGCATGCCAACTAG
- the LOC135548913 gene encoding interferon regulatory factor 2-binding protein 1-like, with translation MSSASQASSRRQWCYLCDLPKMPWAMLWEFSEAVCRGCVNYDGADRIELLIETARQLKSSHGVLDGRSPGPQQGKPSSGGPMEGGRQHAERLDRGRGEYGVSPRLPNGLHRAEDVSMSEGSRQSPNTRRAMAGAAPALHGTIPHALIAQGLVGAPHGLLAPVSGTRAGGQQMASSSGHIMGGDGRRQVMSAMSLGAGASTLVGLEAGWRNGEVMAELAESARSRAEGWPNRPRAVRDVLVTLCGCAPFSVRFRKDHNLVGRILAFEAGTGPEFELKVFVEYPSGSGIVFSGIPELVRQMFRDSNKDAGKAVNSGLRYVEYERRQGAGDWRALTELLSDGVRSFKEPPMPEILPQPYTDAGMPMAPAGRSAPTKGAARRRKASPSSENGESDGRPMGDHPAREPWSRGAYPGMEPLGSGMTNPQDGLPRSHSQPSPISALIGVADSLSSSQMSRDGPGLSSAHSSTAGRPTSGSPSSASTAVSQADMGQGAQGGPSTTSAGDSGSGALLCCTLCRERLEDTHFVQCPSVPHHKFCFPCTRGSIRSQGPGGEVYCPSGERCPLAGSTVPWAFMQGEISTILAGDGDVTVKKENDP, from the coding sequence ATGTCCTCCGCCTCGCAGGCATCCTCTAGACGGCAATGGTGCTACCTCTGCGATCTGCCCAAGATGCCCTGGGCCATGCTCTGGGAATTCAGCGAAGCTGTTTGCCGGGGATGCGTGAACTACGACGGGGCGGACAGAATCGAACTCCTAATTGAGACGGCCAGGCAGTTGAAGAGTAGCCACGGTGTTTTGGATGGAAGGTCCCCGGGCCCTCAGCAAGGCAAACCCAGCTCAGGTGGACcgatggaaggagggaggcagcATGCAGAACGTttagacagggggaggggagagtatgGCGTTTCACCCCGCCTCCCCAATGGTCTGCACAGAGCTGAAGATGTGAGTATGTCAGAGGGGAGCAGACAGAGCCCCAACACTAGAAGGGCTATGGCTGGGGCTGCACCTGCTCTACATGGGACCATACCTCATGCTTTGATAGCCCAGGGGTTAGTGGGGGCCCCTCACGGCTTGTTGGCCCCCGTTTCAGGCACCAGAGCTGGGGGCCAGCAGATGGCTAGTTCCTCTGGCCATATAATGGGTGGTGATGGAAGGCGCCAGGTAATGTCAGCCATGTCACTGGGGGCTGGTGCCTCCACTCTTGTGGGTCTGGAGGCAGGCTGGAGGAATGGTGAGGTCATGGCTGAGCTGGCAGAGAGCGCCAGGAGCCGGGCAGAGGGCTGGCCCAACCGCCCCAGAGCAGTACGAGACGTCCTGGTGACCCTCTGCGGCTGTGCCCCCTTCAGTGTGCGCTTCAGGAAAGACCACAACCTGGTGGGGCGCATTCTCGCTTTCGAAGCCGGGACCGGACCTGAGTTTGAGCTGAAGGTGTTTGTGGAATACCCCAGCGGCTCTGGAATAGTCTTCTCGGGCATCCCAGAGCTTGTCAGGCAGATGTTTCGTGACTCAAACAAAGACGCGGGCAAAGCGGTGAACTCAGGGCTGCGTTACGTGGAATATGAGAGGCGACAGGGCGCTGGGGACTGGCGTGCGCTCACGGAGCTCCTTAGTGACGGTGTACGCTCGTTTAAGGAGCCACCGATGCCCGAGATCCTCCCACAACCATACACAGATGCCGGCATGCCCATGGCGCCCGCGGGCCGCTCTGCACCTACCAAGGGTGCTGCACGGCGACGCAAAGCATCACCAAGCTCTGAAAacggagagagtgatggaaggcCCATGGGGGATCACCCAGCCAGAGAGCCCTGGTCTCGAGGTGCATATCCAGGCATGGAGCCCCTAGGCTCAGGCATGACCAACCCCCAGGACGGCCTGCCCCGCTCACACAGCCAGCCCTCGCCCATCTCAGCGCTCATAGGAGTGGCCGACAGCCTAAGCTCAAGCCAGATGTCCCGAGACGGTCCTGGCTTGTCCTCAGCCCATTCCTCCACAGCTGGCCGCCCAACCAGCGGCAGTCCCTCCTCTGCCTCCACCGCTGTCTCCCAGGCAGATATGGGCCAGGGTGCCCAAGGGGGGCCGAGCACTACCAGCGCTGGGGATTCCGGGAGCGGCGCCCTGCTTTGCTGCACCCTCTGCCGAGAGCGCCTGGAAGACACTCACTTTGTCCAGTGTCCGTCTGTCCCGCACCACAAGTTCTGCTTCCCATGTACGCGTGGCTCCATCCGCAGTCAGGGCCCTGGAGGAGAGGTGTACTGCCCCAGCGGCGAGCGTTGTCCCCTGGCCGGATCCACCGTGCCCTGGGCTTTCATGCAGGGAGAGATCTCCACCATCCTGGCTGGAGACGGCGACGTGACGGTGAAGAAGGAGAACGACCCCTGA